From a single Metopolophium dirhodum isolate CAU chromosome 6, ASM1992520v1, whole genome shotgun sequence genomic region:
- the LOC132946925 gene encoding uncharacterized protein LOC132946925 isoform X1, with protein sequence MGITTCADWGFPFTTIELQMFTKCFLESAGVGINKFKNNTPGSESVRSFLKRHQNVIGKRLTQNITKARAGKNKRRKNKRLRIAPGVSVTANDSEEVVTEEAHRQVNVDNTDSIVVVSEDIQNQLVYESINIGKYLLVQLKSSRIKGTIYKYAVIVIKKTRKDELQVNGLKSMDSQQSTFKFVENDVFTITLDDVISLLPEPQVIVLLFVAELNTNSLVV encoded by the coding sequence ATGGGCATAACTACTTGTGCTGATTGGGGCTTTCCGTTTACTACTATTGAACTTCAGAtgttcacaaaatgttttttggaGTCCGCCGGAGTgggtataaataaatttaaaaataatactcctGGGTCAGAATCGGTAAGAAGTTTTTTAAAACGTCATCAAAATGTCATTGGAAAAAGATTGACACAAAATATAACCAAAGCGAGGGCTGGTAAAAATAAACGCAGAAAAAATAAACGCTTACGCATTGCACCTGGGGTAAGTGTTACTGCTAATGATAGTGAAGAAGTGGTGACTGAAGAAGCTCATAGACAGGTGAATGTTGATAATACAGACTCTATAGTAGTTGTAAGTGAAGACATACAAAATCAACTAGTGTATGAATCAATTAATAtaggaaaatatttattggttcAACTGAAATCGAGTAGAATTAAAGGTACTATATATAAGTATGctgttatagtaataaaaaaaactagaaaagaTGAACTGCAAGTAAATGGTTTAAAGTCTATGGACAGTCAACAATCAACATTCAAATTTGTAGAGAATGATGTTTTTACTATAACATTGGACGATGTGATATCACTGTTACCTGAACCACAGGTCATTGTATTACTATTTGTGGCAGAACTAAATACCAATTCCCTAGTAGTGTGA
- the LOC132946925 gene encoding uncharacterized protein LOC132946925 isoform X2, whose product MGARTNSNVDMRTYKSKLGQRRYINYSSEALDEALLKVVNGELSLRKASKQYNIPYGTINNKFHGVHIRKMVDKQH is encoded by the exons ATGGGTGCACGAACAAATTCAA acgtgGATATGAGGACGTACAAATCTAAGTTGGGCCAAAGGCGTTACATCAACTATAGCAGTGAAGCACTGGATGAAGCATTACTTAAAGTAGTAAATGGTGAACTTTCCCTTAGAAAAGCTTCTAAGCAGTATAATATTCCTTatg GgactataaacaataaatttcaTGGAGTTCATATAAGAAAAATGGTGGACAAACAGCATTGA